From a single Saimiri boliviensis isolate mSaiBol1 chromosome 7, mSaiBol1.pri, whole genome shotgun sequence genomic region:
- the H4C16 gene encoding histone H4, with product MSGRGKGGKGLGKGGAKRHRKVLRDNIQGITKPAIRRLARRGGVKRISGLIYEETRGVLKVFLENVIRDAVTYTEHAKRKTVTAMDVVYALKRQGRTLYGFGG from the coding sequence ATGTCTGGCCGAGGCAAAGGCGGCAAGGGGCTGGGTAAGGGAGGCGCCAAGCGCCACCGGAAGGTGCTGAGGGACAACATCCAAGGCATTACGAAGCCCGCGATTCGCCGCCTCGCCCGACGTGGGGGCGTCAAGCGCATCTCTGGTCTCATCTACGAAGAGACCCGCGGCGTCCTCAAAGTCTTCCTGGAGAATGTGATCCGCGACGCAGTGACCTACACGGAGCACGCCAAGCGCAAGACGGTCACGGCCATGGATGTGGTGTACGCGCTGAAACGCCAGGGCCGCACCCTTTACGGCTTCGGCGGCTGA
- the H2AJ gene encoding histone H2A.J, which translates to MSGRGKQGGKVRAKAKSRSSRAGLQFPVGRVHRLLRKGNYAERVGAGAPVYLAAVLEYLTAEILELAGNAARDNKKTRIIPRHLQLAIRNDEELNKLLGKVTIAQGGVLPNIQAVLLPKKTESQKAKSK; encoded by the coding sequence ATGTCCGGTCGCGGAAAACAGGGCGGCAAAGTGCGAGCAAAGGCCAAATCCCGCTCGTCTCGCGCGGGCCTGCAGTTCCCGGTGGGCCGAGTGCACAGACTACTGCGCAAAGGGAACTACGCGGAGCGAGTGGGCGCCGGGGCACCGGTGTACCTGGCGGCGGTGCTGGAGTACCTGACGGCGGAGATCCTGGAGCTGGCCGGCAACGCCGCGCGTGACAACAAGAAGACCAGGATAATTCCCCGCCACTTGCAGCTCGCCATCCGCAACGACGAGGAGTTAAACAAGCTGCTGGGCAAGGTGACCATCGCTCAGGGAGGCGTCCTGCCCAACATCCAGGCGGTGCTGCTGCCCAAGAAGACGGAGAGTCAGAAGGCGAAGAGCAAGTGA